One genomic region from Lycorma delicatula isolate Av1 chromosome 1, ASM4794821v1, whole genome shotgun sequence encodes:
- the LOC142318174 gene encoding transmembrane protein 69-like — MLFAALKGPYQMSELQTTCKKFLLSHSYVRNVYSTGRNSCYIASSSLQNRLCSSVNDPFFTPFKTYHEENKQSHSNILNYLRRKNKLPKNKLPSKPSPDFSTIRITDLRNAPLPVLGLGFAGLLPFSFPPLVSVLYHYSPFLANCQLVYGAAILSFLGGVKWGYLLPGPRENTSWWNYSLSVLPSLIASVALIIPQLFGFIVIIAGLLGAFFVDLTYSYYPPWFISLRAILTFTAVFFLLISLIQSLFSNIKWKY, encoded by the coding sequence ATGTTGTTCGCTGCTTTAAAGGGGCCTTACCAAATGTCAGAGTTGCAAACTACATGTAAGAAGTTTCTTCTGAGTCATAGTTATGTTAGAAATGTGTATTCTACTGGGAGAAATTCGTGTTATATTGCATCCAGCAGTTTACAAAATAGACTTTGTAGTAGTGTAAATGATCCATTTTTTACACCTTTCAAAACATAtcatgaagaaaataaacaatcccattctaatattttaaattatttaaggaggaaaaataaattacctaaaaataaattgCCTAGTAAACCATCCCCTGATTTTTCTACTATCAGAATTACTGACCTTAGAAATGCACCGTTGCCTGTGTTGGGATTGGGTTTTGCTGGGTTGTTACCATTCAGTTTTCCACCTTTGGTGTCAGTGCTATATCACTATTCACCTTTTTTAGCAAATTGTCAGCTAGTTTATGGTGCTGCTATTCTTTCATTTTTGGGAGGAGTTAAGTGGGGATACTTATTACCTGGACCTAGGGAAAACACGTCATGGTGGAATTATAGTTTGAGTGTTCTACCTTCTTTGATAGCTTCTGTAGCTCTCATTATACCACAGCTCTTTggctttattgttattatcgcaGGATTGTTGGGAGCATTTTTTGTGGACTTAACATATAGTTATTACCCACCATGGTTTATATCGCTTCGAGCTATTCTGACTTTTACAGCAGTGttctttcttttgatttctttgaTACAAAGTCTGTTCAGTAATATTAAGTGGAAGTattaa